The Megalobrama amblycephala isolate DHTTF-2021 linkage group LG13, ASM1881202v1, whole genome shotgun sequence genome contains a region encoding:
- the LOC125243855 gene encoding uncharacterized protein LOC125243855, producing MKNDIKRRERLSLGSDCSLNIKKVTQEDYGIYVCQQNGGQHQGSDGHVYLHVLHVSSSSSQTEIRPGSSVTLYCQLYSYDRYPCDTLVRSEGLQLFWVNQAGVNLATDSRYQISFSSTRCIITLTTTLLNEDLNREWRCLVTQRNQLKTSATVKHSAQSDTVTPVILVHTTNYEDPSTTNTPKLPTLVMVVIIPALAVLLPAVMLWVIHTKKADNKEEVVDPDLLTRVTYSGIPAENMSKRAIYSF from the exons ATGAAGAATGACATAAAGAGACGTGAGAGACTGAGTCTGGGGTCTGACTGCTCTCTGAACATCAAGAAAGTCACACAAGAAGATTATGGAATTTACGTCTGCCAACAAAATGGTGGACAACACCAAGGATCTGATGGACATGTTTATCTGCATGTTCTTCATG tctcttcatcatcctcACAGACTGAGATCAGACCAGGCAGCTCTGTGACTCTCTACTGTCAGTTGTATTCATATGATAGATACCCTTGTGATACTTTGGTCCGTTCTGAGGGACTTCAGCTGTTCTGGGTGAATCAGGCTGGTGTGAATCTGGCGACAGACTCCAGATATCAGATATCATTCTCCTCGACACGCTGTATCATCACTCTGACtacaacactcctgaatgaagaTCTCAACAGAGAGTGGAGATGTCTGGTTACTCAGAGAAACCAACTGAAGACCTCAGCCACTGTCAAGCATTCAG CTCAATCTGATACAGTGACACCAGTGATTCTGGTCCACACCACAAACTATGAGGATCCCTCGACTACAAACACACCAAAACTCCCTACACTCG TGATGGTTGTTATCATTCCTGCATTAGCCGTTCTCCTTCCTGCTGTTATGCTTTGGGTGATTCATACAAAAAAGGCTG ATAATAAAGAAGAAGTTGTTGATCCTGAT CTGCTGACACGTGTGACGTATTCTGGGATTCCTGCAGAAAACATGTCAAAGAGAGCAAT atACTCTTTCTAG
- the setdb1b gene encoding LOW QUALITY PROTEIN: histone-lysine N-methyltransferase SETDB1-B (The sequence of the model RefSeq protein was modified relative to this genomic sequence to represent the inferred CDS: inserted 1 base in 1 codon) codes for MACCAVNCNNRPSKKSGLHFFRFPLGDPDHFRLDQWMLNMKQQNWTPNKASRLCSEHFESHHFTTDSRGRTCLKDTAVPTVFSFSEGKEKKPKRRSLVSINEVGMEVDASLSSEMELDPELEEELGVSLDELRRWIEEQVDGSEAVRQRKAQLEQLQEWVEKREKEVADMDALCSNASESVVQCETLVKEVYSKMGLVYRESSSEDEGVGGANTSEVIEIDDDDDDDVIAVGCVVPPKKVVTPAKDPALKEASAALQRTSQQVQNLAQTVNRAAPSGIATSAKAPSTQTHGALAVPAVFMSSGPRNAPTQPNPNLKQDNIKLDMTLLGKKRTKTWHRGTLVAIKQVGNNLKYKVKFENKGKSLLSGNHVAFDYHPTLERLFVGARVVARYKDGNQVWLYAGVVAEMPNSKNRMRFLIFFDDGYASYVGLPELYPICRPLKKTWEDIEDASCRDFIEEYITSYPNRPMVLLKPGQIIKTEWEGTWWKSRVEEVDGSLVKMLFLDDKRSEWIYRGSTRLEPMFNLKMNTANSQEKKMAGQQRQRPNMGALRTKGPVVQYTSDNSTPGASRPIAPQLPPPRPLPAGPPQPTRTESPSLKSQMAKKSTGPVALQPRQAVTSDLQPKPLIGTVQQNNTSRLFLLQSGPVHTLTPITPMSHNLQTTVSTYTSERIPQEPSYQAPNDRLFYLTHNCTPDCLKRIRPTRPNLHRGRNPLLTPLLYEFRRMTGRRRLNRKMSFHVIYKSPCGLSLRNMAEIQRYLFQTHCDFIFLEMFCLDPYVLVDRRFQPQRPFYFIRDITSGREDIPLSCVNEIDNTPPPSVAYSKERIPADGVFINTSSDFLVGCDCTDGCRDKSKCSCHQLTLQATGCTPGGQINPNAGYHHKRLEECLPTGIYECNKRCRCNAQMCTNRLVQHGLQVRLQLFKTQNKGWGIRCLDDIAKGSFVCIYAGKILTDDFADKEGLEMGDEYFANLDHIESVENFKEGYESEAHCSDSEGSGVDMSRVKLPASSQHGKSTTKMEERNSSTTGKSQDDSSEDSDDDKDEDSNEDESDSSDDTFVKDTYYTTSSVWRSYTTRRQAKGIKEESQDSKDGLSVSAGEERKPPPMPEETGKSKVASWLTSQSSTSXNQSVKVEGGMKTEKKDVMTLSDSDDVQTISSGSDDNKEREKKTQAVVKRQVAVKSTRGIALKSHGMMVKTGGGGGGGGGSGPSHGHGGGGVEGGPKNTRQFFDGEESCYIIDAKLEGNLGRYLNHSCSPNLFVQNVFVDTHDLRFPWVAFFASKRIRAGTELTWDYNYEVGSVEGKELLCCCGSTECRGRLL; via the exons GGTATGGAGGTGGATGCCAGTTTGAGCTCAGAGATGGAGTTGGATCCAGAGTTGGAGGAGGAGTTAGGGGTCTCTTTGGATGAGCTGCGCAGGTGGATCGAGGAGCAGGTGGATGGCAGTGAGGCTGTGCGGCAGAGGAAAGCTCAGCTGGAGCAGCTGCAGGAATGGGTTGAAAAGAGGGAGAAGGAGGTCGCTGATATGGACGCTCTTTGCTCTAATGCCTCAGA GTCTGTGGTTCAGTGTGAAACTCTGGTGAAGGAAGTGTACAGTAAGATGGGTCTAGTGTATCGTGAGAGCAGTTCGGAGGATGAGGGTGTCGGCGGGGCAAACACTTCTGAGGTCATTGAGATTGacgacgatgatgatgatgatgtcattGCTGTGGGATGTG TGGTTCCTCCCAAGAAGGTTGTAACTCCAGCCAAGGACCCAGCG TTGAAGGAGGCTTCAGCTGCCCTTCAAAGAACATCTCAGCAGGTGCAGAACCTAGCCCAGACTGTCAACAGAGCAGCCCCATCGGGTATCGCCACATCCGCTAAAGCCCCCTCCACACAAACCCATGGTGCTCTGGCTGTTCCAGCAGTGTTTATGTCCTCAGGCCCAAGGAACGCACCCACACAACCTAACCCTAATTTAAAACAGGATAACATCAAGCTCGACATGACACTTTTGGGTAAAAAACGAACCAAGACGTGGCATCGTGGAACACTTGTTGCCATCAAACAAGTGG GGAACAATTTGAAGTACAAAGTGAAGTTTGAGAATAAAGGGAAGAGTCTTCTCTCTGGCAACCATGTGGCATTTGACTATCACCCCACACTGGAGAGACTGTTTGTTGGTGCCCGTGTTGTTGCCAGGTACAAGGATGGCAATCAAGTCTGGCTCTATGCAGGTGTAGTCGCTGAGATGCCCAACAGCAAGAACCGTATGAG ATTCCTGATCTTTTTTGATGATGGTTATGCCTCATACGTGGGCCTGCCTGAGCTCTACCCTATCTGCAGACCAT TGAAAAAGACATGGGAGGATATTGAGGATGCATCATGTAGAGATTTCATTGAGGAGTACATCACGTCATATCCCAACAGACCCATGGTGTTGCTGAAGCCAGGGCAAATTATAAAGACGGAATGGGAAGGGACATGGTGGAAAAGCCGTGTGGAAGAAGTGGATGGCAGCCTTGTCAAAATGCTTTTCCTG GATGATAAGCGGAGTGAGTGGATTTATCGTGGTTCTACACGACTAGAACCCATGTTTAatctgaaaatgaacacagctaACAGTCAAGAGAAGAAAATGGCTGGTCAACAAAGACAGCGGCCTAATATGG GAGCATTGAGGACAAAAGGCCCTGTAGTGCAGTACACTAGTGACAACAGTACTCCTGGTGCCAGTCGGCCTATAGCCCCGCAGCTCCCACCACCTCGGCCGCTGCCTGCCGGACCCCCACAGCCTACCCGCACAGA GAGTCCCAGTTTAAAGAGTCAAATGGCTAAGAAGAGCACTGGTCCAGTTGCACTGCAGCCTCGTCAGgctgtgacctctgacctccaGCCCAAACCACTAATTGGCACTGttcaacaaaacaatacatccAG GCTCTTTCTTCTGCAGTCTGGACCTGTGCATACGTTGACACCAATCACCCCAATGTCCCATAATTTGCAGACAACTGTGTCAACCTACACAAGTGAGCGTATTCCTCAGGAACCATCCTATCAGGCCCCAAACGACAGACTCTTCTACCTTACACACAACTGCACTCCAGACTGTCTAAAGCGCATCCGGCCCACTCGTCCCAACCTGCACCGAGGTCGCAACCCACTTCTTACGCCATTGCTATATGAATTCCGGCGCATGACAGGCCGTAGACGCCTTAACCGAAAG ATGTCGTTCCACGTCATCTACAAGTCCCCATGTGGCTTGAGTCTGAGGAATATGGCAGAGATCCAGCGTTACCTCTTCCAGACACACTGTGACTTCATCTTCTTGGAGATGTTCTGTCTGGACCCCTATGTGTTGGTTGACCGCCGATTCCAACCGCAGAGGCCCTTCTACTTTATCCGGGACATAACAAGCGGTCGTGAAGACATTCCCTTGTCCTGTGTGAATGAGATCGACAACACACCTCCACCCAGTGTGGCCTACAGTAAAGAGAGGATCCCAGCAGATGGAGTCTTTATTAACACCAGCTCAGACTTCCTGGTGGGCTGTGACTGCACTGATGGCTGCAGAGACAA ATCCAAGTGTTCATGTCATCAGCTGACTCTACAGGCTACAGGATGTACTCCAGGTGGACAGATCAACCCCAACGCTGGATACCATCACAAGAGACTGGAAGAATGTCTCCCCACAGG AATCTATGAATGTAATAAGCGGTGTCGCTGTAATGCGCAGATGTGTACTAACCGTCTGGTTCAGCATGGGTTGCAGGTCCGACTGCAGCTCTTTAAGACCCAGAATAAGGGCTGGGGCATTCGTTGCCTTGATGACATTGCCAAGGGCTCCTTTGTTTGTATCTATGCAG gtAAAATCCTGACTGATGACTTTGCCGATAAAGAAGGTTTGGAAATGGGCGACGAATACTTTGCCAATCTAGACCACATTGAGAGTGTGGAGAACTTTAAAGAAGGTTACGAGAGTGAGGCCCACTGCTCCGACAGCGAGGGCAGCGGGGTGGACATGAGCAGGGTAAAACTACCTGCTTCCTCCCAACACGGTAAATCCACCACCAAGATGGAGGAGCGTAACAGCAGCACTACCGGCAAAA GCCAAGATGATTCTTCTGAAGACAGCGACGATGACAAAGACGAAGACTCTAATGAAGATGAAAGTGACAGCTCAGATGACACATTTGTGAAAGACACGTATTACACCACCAGCTCGGTGTGGAGGAGCTACACCACCCGCAGACAGGCCAAGGGAATTAAAGAAG AGAGTCAGGACAGTAAGGATGGACTAAGTGTTTCTGCGGGTGAGGAGAGGAAGCCCCCTCCCATGCCAGAGGAGACTGGGAAGAGTAAAGTAGCATCTTGGCTCACCAGCCAGTCCTCCACTT GCAATCAGAGTGTCAAGGTGGAGGGAGGCATGAAGACGGAGAAGAAG GATGTGATGACCCTCTCTGACAGTGATGATGTGCAAACTATCAGCTCAGGATCAGATGACAacaaggagagagagaaaaagactcAGG CTGTGGTGAAGAGGCAGGTGGCGGTGAAGTCCACACGTGGCATTGCTTTGAAGTCCCATGGAATGATGGTGAAAACGGGGGGAGGGGGTGGAGGAGGAGGTGGGTCAGGCCCATCTCATGGACATGGAGGTGGCGGGGTCGAAGGTGGCCCTAAAAACACCCGCCAGTTCTTCGATGGGGAGGAATCTTGTTATATCATTGATGCCAAACTGGAAGGCAACCTCGGACGCTACCTCAAT CATAGCTGCAGCCCCAATCTGTTCGTCCAGAATGTGTTCGTCGACACTCATGATCTGCGCTTCCCCTGGGTCGCCTTCTTTGCTAGCAA GCGAATCCGAGCAGGGACAGAACTGACATGGGATTATAATTATGAAGTTGGCAGTGTAGAGGGCAAGGAGCTTCTGTGCTGCTGTGGATCAACAGAATGCAGAGGACGACTGCTGTaa